In Thunnus thynnus chromosome 11, fThuThy2.1, whole genome shotgun sequence, the following proteins share a genomic window:
- the hnrnpa3 gene encoding heterogeneous nuclear ribonucleoprotein A3: MEDREAKEPEQLRKLFIGGLSFETTEESLRAHFEQWGTLTDCVVMRDPNSKRSRGFGFVTYSSVREVDDAMKARPHKVDGRVVEPKRAVSREDSNKPGAHLTVKKIFVGGIKEDTEEYHIREHFEKYGKIECIDIMEERSTGKKRGFCFVSFDDHDTVDKIVAQKYHTINFHNCEVRKALSKQEMSSMSNNRGRSGGSGNFMGRGGNFGGGGNFGRGGYGGGRGGYGDDFDNGPGGNYGGGPGYGGGRGGYGGGGGGPGYGNQGGGFGGSCDGGYGSNDGGYGGGGNYNDFGNYGGQQSNYGPMKGNNFGGRNSGGPYGGGYGSGGGGGGGYGSRRY; encoded by the exons ATGGAG GACCGTGAGGCCAAAGAACCCGAGCAGCTTAGGAAGCTGTTTATTGGGGGTTTGAGCTTTGAAACCACGGAGGAGAGTTTGCGGGCCCATTTTGAGCAATGGGGAACACTCACGGACTGTGTA GTGATGAGGGACCCCAACAGCAAGCGATCAAGAGGGTTTGGCTTTGTAACATACTCCTCTGTAAGGGAGGTTGATGACGCCATGAAAGCAAGGCCTCATAAAGTCGATGGGCGGGTTGTTGAACCGAAGAGGGCCGTGTCCAGAGAG GACTCCAATAAACCAGGTGCCCATCTGACGGTGAAGAAGATCTTTGTCGGTGGTATCAAGGAGGACACTGAGGAGTACCATATCCGAGAGCATTTTGAGAAATACGGAAAGATTGAATGCATTGACATCATGGAGGAACGCTCCACCGGGAAGAAGAGAGGATTCTGCTTTGTCTCGTTCGATGATCATGACACTGTAGATAAAATTGTTG CCCAGAAATACCACACAATCAACTTCCACAACTGTGAGGTCAGGAAAGCTCTctcaaaacaggaaatgagtTCCATGTCCAATAACAGGG GCAGGAGTGGAGGATCTGGAAACTTCATGGGCAGAGGTGGTAATTTTGGAGGTGGTGGCAACTTTGGCCGTG GTGGCTATGGTGGAGGACGAGGTGGTTATGGTGATGATTTTGACAATG GTCCAGGAGGAAATTATGGTGGAGGACCAGGTTATGGAGGAGGCCGAGGGGGCTAtggaggtggtggtggcggCCCAGGGTATGGAAACCAGGGTGGTGGATTTGGTGGCAGCTGTGATGGAGGTTACGGGAGTAATGACGGAG GATATGGAGGGGGTGGAAATTACAATGACTTTGGAAACTATGGTGGACAGCAGTCCAACTATGGGCCCATGAAAGGGAACAACTTTGGTGGCAGAAACTCAGGCGGACCCTACGGTG GTGGCTATGGCtctggcggcggcggcggtggtggtTATGGCTCACGGCGATattaa